In Bradyrhizobium diazoefficiens, the following are encoded in one genomic region:
- the traF gene encoding conjugative transfer signal peptidase TraF: protein MSARRVPVMILAAGAGLMIALAFAGCCAGLRINMTPSYPRGLWQIETLDRAAAAGDLVFICPPDTAEFERAFARGYIRRGLCAGGLSPLIKTVAAIGGQQVDVADQVSIDGRPLPGSDIRHTDAAGRPLAVFAGGVIPAGDLYLHSDFVGSYDSRYFGPIPASGVLGLARPILTLSP, encoded by the coding sequence ATGAGTGCTCGACGCGTCCCTGTGATGATCCTGGCGGCCGGCGCCGGCCTCATGATTGCCCTGGCGTTTGCAGGCTGCTGCGCAGGACTGCGCATCAACATGACGCCGAGCTACCCGCGGGGTCTCTGGCAGATCGAGACGCTGGATCGGGCCGCCGCCGCTGGCGATCTCGTCTTCATCTGTCCGCCCGACACGGCCGAGTTCGAACGCGCATTTGCGCGCGGTTACATCCGGCGCGGACTTTGCGCCGGCGGCCTGAGCCCGCTCATCAAGACCGTCGCCGCGATCGGCGGCCAACAGGTTGATGTGGCTGATCAGGTCTCGATCGACGGCCGTCCGCTCCCCGGTTCCGATATCCGGCATACCGATGCTGCAGGCCGTCCTCTCGCGGTGTTTGCCGGCGGCGTCATTCCTGCCGGCGACCTCTATCTCCATTCCGATTTCGTAGGTTCCTATGATTCCCGATACTTTGGACCGATCCCAGCATCTGGCGTCCTCGGCCTCGCGCGGCCGATTCTCACCCTCAGCCCATAG